GTGTCTTTTTAGATAATCATGATAAAAAATTTTATCTTTCAACTTTAAAAAAATATTCACAAAAATATAATATCCAAATCTGGGGGTATTGTCTTATGGATAATCATGTTCATTTAATTTGCGTGCCTGCACATGATTATTCCTTGGCTAGAGGAATTGGCGGAACAAATTTAATTTATACTCAATATTTTAACAAAAAGTATAATTGCAGCGGACGACTGTGGCAAAACCGTTTCTTTTCATGTATAGTAGATAAAAACGAATATTTGTTTGCGGCAATGAAGTACATTGAAACAAATCCCATAAGGGGAGGGATGACGAAGTATGCCGAAGAGTATAATTGGTCAAGTGCGGGCGCGCATCTGAAGGGATATAATGACGAAATACTTGATAAGGAAAGAATAGAAGTTCTTGATATAAACACCTACAAGAAATACTTTTTTGAAATGAACGAAGAACTTAACAATCGAATACGGAAATGCACATCTGCAGGAAGACCTTTTGGCGGAAATAGTTTTTTAAGTGTGCTTGAGAAAAAACTAAACAAAAATCTAATTTTGAAAAAAGCGGGCCGGCCGAAGAAAAGGAAATAGGGGAAGGGTAAGCTCAAGTTACCAATGCAACACTTGATTCCTGTATATTATACAGGACGAAAGGAGTTGCATATGACCCAGTATCACAGATTAACTGTTAATGAACGCGA
The DNA window shown above is from Elusimicrobiota bacterium and carries:
- a CDS encoding transposase, whose product is MSRIARVFAIGYPHHITQRGNNKQRVFLDNHDKKFYLSTLKKYSQKYNIQIWGYCLMDNHVHLICVPAHDYSLARGIGGTNLIYTQYFNKKYNCSGRLWQNRFFSCIVDKNEYLFAAMKYIETNPIRGGMTKYAEEYNWSSAGAHLKGYNDEILDKERIEVLDINTYKKYFFEMNEELNNRIRKCTSAGRPFGGNSFLSVLEKKLNKNLILKKAGRPKKRK